The Leptospira sp. WS39.C2 genome contains a region encoding:
- a CDS encoding TfoX/Sxy family protein, translating into MLSCLQCQIGRNLLKKIIYFIPKIDPIIFRSMAINEKLLDRVRKLMEVQPDVVEKKMFGGLCFMVNSKMCICIKTDEILCRIDPESYESILSKKKARPMIHNGHLMKGYVYVKEEDLKTKKEMESWIQLSLEYNKKTPSAKKKAKKSRLNKHATKKS; encoded by the coding sequence ATGTTATCATGTCTACAATGCCAAATCGGAAGAAATTTATTAAAAAAAATCATTTACTTCATTCCAAAAATTGATCCTATCATTTTCAGATCTATGGCTATCAATGAAAAATTATTGGATCGTGTTCGGAAGTTAATGGAAGTCCAGCCGGATGTGGTAGAGAAAAAAATGTTTGGTGGTTTATGCTTTATGGTAAACAGCAAAATGTGCATCTGTATTAAAACAGATGAAATCTTATGCCGAATCGATCCAGAATCTTATGAATCCATTCTTTCAAAGAAAAAAGCGCGTCCCATGATCCATAACGGACATTTGATGAAAGGATATGTTTATGTTAAGGAAGAAGATTTAAAAACAAAAAAAGAAATGGAATCCTGGATTCAATTATCTCTCGAATACAATAAAAAAACTCCATCTGCTAAGAAAAAAGCCAAGAAGAGTCGTTTAAATAAACATGCCACAAAAAAATCATGA
- a CDS encoding methyl-accepting chemotaxis protein — protein MLKQILHKLYSLSIRTQLMIFIFFILNLVLGPIFYLVYQSAKSQIVNIGGELFKTLATDSVAVIDLLNEDVKAGKISLADAQEKARIYILGPKGADGVRDLSKGKMSAKLDMRVWASHPNGVFTMNPFNIEGVNLWDYQVDGKYTVRDTWSNKERTGKLVYELWQEGKEPTHSWIAYQIYYQPWDWIVGSGGREAIFYEERLKSLSYLFFFGAIFASVISLVFSYFFAAIFARKIEHVKSLIGKAREGDLTSKSNHLYKDEIGLLLTDFDQMTNSLRTMIQVVSQSSNEVLHSADQLIESAKGSASVAATISESMSTVRSNSNTQLEAFSENKSAVEENTLAIAKIAEATYVVSELSNGVLEKVEEGQEIVKKTIHQMEIINSSVNGISSSINTLGANSKAIGQIVETINQIASQTNLLALNAAIEAARAGEEGKGFAVVADEVRKLAERSERATRQISVIIDEIQKNTLESIQMMEKGNQDVGAGVEMVNVVGNTFQSIISAIKKVNDEIHGVSSTTEEISASTEELNANTVQLIELTNIINESTKEVSVSSDSQLSEVSAVKEAANRLSELAKTLNQEIKKFKI, from the coding sequence ATGTTAAAACAAATTCTTCATAAACTATATTCTCTTAGCATCCGCACTCAGTTGATGATCTTCATTTTTTTTATTCTCAATTTAGTACTTGGCCCAATTTTTTATCTCGTTTATCAGTCCGCAAAAAGCCAAATCGTAAATATTGGTGGAGAGTTGTTTAAAACCTTGGCAACTGATTCCGTGGCAGTGATCGATTTATTGAACGAAGATGTAAAAGCCGGGAAAATAAGTTTAGCGGATGCCCAAGAAAAGGCTAGGATCTATATTTTGGGACCGAAAGGTGCCGACGGCGTTCGCGACTTGTCCAAAGGAAAAATGTCTGCCAAATTGGACATGAGGGTTTGGGCCTCTCATCCGAATGGTGTTTTTACGATGAACCCCTTTAATATTGAAGGGGTCAATCTTTGGGATTATCAGGTCGATGGAAAGTATACAGTTCGAGACACTTGGTCCAATAAGGAAAGAACTGGAAAACTAGTTTATGAATTATGGCAAGAGGGAAAAGAACCAACTCATTCTTGGATTGCCTATCAGATCTATTACCAACCTTGGGATTGGATTGTTGGTTCTGGGGGGCGGGAGGCCATTTTTTATGAAGAGCGCCTTAAGTCATTATCCTACTTATTCTTTTTCGGTGCCATATTTGCTTCCGTCATTTCGTTAGTTTTTTCCTATTTTTTTGCGGCTATTTTCGCGCGAAAGATTGAACATGTGAAGTCACTCATTGGAAAAGCGAGAGAAGGGGATTTAACATCAAAGTCAAATCATCTTTATAAAGATGAAATTGGATTACTTCTTACTGATTTTGATCAGATGACAAATAGTTTGCGTACAATGATTCAAGTTGTTTCTCAATCTTCAAATGAAGTTCTGCATTCGGCAGATCAGTTGATAGAAAGTGCAAAAGGATCTGCGAGTGTTGCTGCTACAATATCAGAATCAATGAGTACAGTGCGAAGTAATTCAAATACCCAATTGGAAGCATTTTCTGAAAACAAATCTGCAGTAGAAGAAAATACTCTTGCGATCGCAAAAATTGCTGAAGCAACTTATGTGGTTTCGGAATTATCAAATGGTGTTTTGGAAAAAGTCGAAGAAGGGCAAGAGATCGTAAAAAAAACAATCCATCAAATGGAGATTATTAATTCCTCAGTCAATGGAATTTCTTCGAGTATTAATACTCTTGGTGCAAACTCCAAAGCAATTGGACAAATTGTGGAAACGATCAATCAGATCGCAAGCCAAACGAACCTATTAGCACTCAATGCAGCAATAGAGGCAGCTCGTGCAGGAGAGGAAGGAAAAGGTTTTGCAGTAGTTGCCGATGAAGTTAGAAAATTAGCAGAAAGGTCAGAAAGAGCCACTAGGCAAATTTCCGTGATCATAGATGAAATCCAAAAGAACACACTTGAATCCATTCAGATGATGGAAAAAGGAAATCAGGATGTCGGTGCTGGCGTGGAGATGGTGAATGTTGTAGGGAATACATTCCAATCGATCATTTCAGCAATTAAAAAAGTGAATGATGAAATTCATGGTGTTTCCTCAACGACAGAAGAAATATCCGCAAGCACAGAAGAACTCAATGCTAACACGGTTCAATTGATTGAGTTAACTAACATTATCAACGAAAGTACAAAAGAAGTTTCGGTTTCCTCTGATTCTCAGCTATCTGAAGTATCTGCTGTAAAAGAAGCCGCAAATCGATTGAGTGAACTTGCAAAAACATTAAACCAAGAGATCAAAAAGTTTAAAATATAA
- a CDS encoding LysR family transcriptional regulator produces the protein MEFRQIVYFLEISESGTFQKAASRLGLTQPALSKQIFLLEKELGVSVLERGGRSVRLTHEGEQFYKYAIRMKELWEEIHNTFAKENELKGNFSLSAGGTASAFILPQILKDILKKRPELTLSVKEGDAKETKDALLKGEVDLGILTGPISEPSLNVLEFLSDRIFPVAAKDHPIFLKKKIRLEDLKKQSYVFFHPGSALRKAVEKKIKSFTKEFGPKITMELRSVESVIKSLEAGLGIGFLSEYSISSKLKKINFEDWNTERKFFLCYRKKSGPALALLAEELLRASEKWKSGKESSLS, from the coding sequence GAATCTGGCACTTTCCAAAAAGCGGCTTCTAGACTGGGATTAACCCAACCTGCACTTTCAAAACAAATCTTTTTATTGGAAAAGGAATTAGGTGTGTCTGTCTTAGAAAGGGGTGGAAGGTCCGTTCGCCTCACACATGAAGGTGAACAATTTTACAAGTATGCGATTCGAATGAAAGAATTATGGGAAGAAATTCATAACACTTTCGCAAAAGAAAATGAACTAAAAGGAAATTTTTCCCTTTCGGCTGGAGGTACAGCATCAGCTTTCATCTTACCACAAATCTTAAAAGATATATTGAAAAAGAGGCCAGAACTGACTCTTTCCGTAAAAGAAGGAGATGCCAAAGAAACAAAAGATGCGTTATTAAAAGGAGAAGTTGATCTAGGAATTTTAACAGGTCCAATTTCTGAACCGAGTTTGAATGTTTTAGAATTTTTATCTGATCGTATATTCCCTGTAGCCGCAAAAGACCATCCCATTTTTTTAAAAAAGAAAATTAGATTAGAGGATTTGAAAAAACAATCGTATGTTTTTTTCCATCCTGGTTCTGCTCTTAGAAAAGCAGTAGAAAAGAAGATCAAATCATTTACAAAAGAATTTGGTCCAAAGATTACAATGGAGTTGAGGAGTGTAGAGTCTGTAATCAAATCGTTGGAAGCTGGACTCGGAATTGGTTTTTTATCCGAATACTCCATTAGTTCCAAACTGAAAAAAATTAACTTCGAAGACTGGAATACAGAGAGGAAATTTTTCCTTTGTTATCGTAAAAAATCTGGCCCTGCGCTTGCTTTACTTGCAGAAGAATTATTAAGAGCTTCTGAAAAATGGAAATCCGGAAAGGAATCTTCTCTTTCATAA